One window of the Catharus ustulatus isolate bCatUst1 chromosome 33, bCatUst1.pri.v2, whole genome shotgun sequence genome contains the following:
- the LOC117009489 gene encoding uncharacterized protein LOC117009489 isoform X4 — MVTNPMNGHRSRWRLGMGTNPRNGHRSQEWAQIPLEIGNGQKSQKLAQIPLEIGNGHRSQEWAQIPGMGKNPRHGHRSHWRLGMGTDPIGDWEWAQIPGMGTDPRNGHRSRWRLGMGKNPRNWHRSHWRLGMGKNPRNGHRSHWRLGMGTDPRNGHRTQEWAQIPLEIGNGHRSQEWAQIPLDNGNGHRSQEWAQIPLDNGNGHRSWSWHQKRHFRNCSRTPIEQQEKALQALIRNLIGNVIRELWPAQRGGMEGTRGRGQGQGMGTENEMGMGSGLGWEQSDRSGVRWEWAGEKGVTAGRGGSWTGENEDWDGGTWGQCQDRGSLISCPRSSPRVSQCSLRCPNP, encoded by the exons ATGGTCACAAATCCAATGAATGGGCACAGATCCCGTTGGAGATTGGGAATGGGCACAAATcccaggaatgggcacagaTCCCAGGAATGGGCACAAATCCCATTGGAAATTGGGAACGggcaaaaatcccagaaattggCACAGATCCCATTGGAGATTGGGAATGGGCACAGATcccaggaatgggcacagaTCCCAGGAATGGGCAAAAATCCCAGGCATGGGCACAGATCCCATTGGAGATTGGGAATGGGCACAG aTCCCATTGGAGATTGGGAATGGGCACAGATcccaggaatgggcacagatcccaggaatgggcacagaTCCCGTTGGAGATTGGGAATGggcaaaaatcccagaaattggCACAGATCCCATTGGAGATTGGGAATGGgcaaaaatcccaggaatgggcacagaTCCCATTGGAGATTGGGAATGGGCACAGATcccaggaatgggcacagaacccaggaatgggcacagaTCCCATTGGAGATTGGGAATGGGCACAGATcccaggaatgggcacagaTCCCACTGGATAATGGAAATGGGCACAGATcccaggaatgggcacagaTCCCACTGGATAATGGAAATGGGCACAGATCTTGGTCCTGGCACCAGAAGAGACATTTCAGGAATTGCAGCCGAACTCCCATcgagcagcaggaaaaggctcTGCAGGCATTAATTAGGAATTTAATTGGGAATGTAATAAGGGAATTGTGGCCAGCACAGCGGggtgggatggaagggaccagagggaggggacagggacagggaatggggacagaaaatgagatgggaatgggatctggatTGGGATGGGAGCAGAGTGACAGGAGTGGGGTGAGatgggaatgggctggggaaaagggagTGACAGCGGGGAGAGGGGGATCCTGGACAGGGGAAAACGAGGACTGGgatggggggacatggggacagtgtcaGGACAGGGGGTCCTTGATCAGCTGCCCCAGAAGCTCCCCCAGGGTCTCCCAGTGCAGCCTGCGGTGCCCAAATCCTTGA
- the LOC117009489 gene encoding uncharacterized protein LOC117009489 isoform X1: MVTNPMNGHRSRWRLGMGTNPRNGHRSQEWAQIPLEIGNGQKSQKLAQIPLEIGNGHRSQEWAQIPLEIGNGHRSQEWAQIPLEIGNGQKSQEWAQIPGMGTDPMEIGNGQKSQEWAKIPGMGTDPIGDWEWAQIPGMGTDPRNGHRSRWRLGMGKNPRNWHRSHWRLGMGKNPRNGHRSHWRLGMGTDPRNGHRTQEWAQIPLEIGNGHRSQEWAQIPLDNGNGHRSQEWAQIPLDNGNGHRSWSWHQKRHFRNCSRTPIEQQEKALQALIRNLIGNVIRELWPAQRGGMEGTRGRGQGQGMGTENEMGMGSGLGWEQSDRSGVRWEWAGEKGVTAGRGGSWTGENEDWDGGTWGQCQDRGSLISCPRSSPRVSQCSLRCPNP; encoded by the exons ATGGTCACAAATCCAATGAATGGGCACAGATCCCGTTGGAGATTGGGAATGGGCACAAATcccaggaatgggcacagaTCCCAGGAATGGGCACAAATCCCATTGGAAATTGGGAACGggcaaaaatcccagaaattggCACAGATCCCATTGGAGATTGGGAATGGGCACAGATcccaggaatgggcacag ATCCCATTGGAGATTGGGAATGGGCACAGATcccaggaatgggcacagaTCCCAttggaaattgggaatgggcaaaaatcccaggaatgggcacagatcccaggaatgggcacagaTCCCATGGAGATTGGGAATGGGCAAAAATCTCAGGAATGGgcaaaaatcccaggaatgggcacagaTCCCATTGGAGATTGGGAATGGGCACAGATcccaggaatgggcacagatcccaggaatgggcacagaTCCCGTTGGAGATTGGGAATGggcaaaaatcccagaaattggCACAGATCCCATTGGAGATTGGGAATGGgcaaaaatcccaggaatgggcacagaTCCCATTGGAGATTGGGAATGGGCACAGATcccaggaatgggcacagaacccaggaatgggcacagaTCCCATTGGAGATTGGGAATGGGCACAGATcccaggaatgggcacagaTCCCACTGGATAATGGAAATGGGCACAGATcccaggaatgggcacagaTCCCACTGGATAATGGAAATGGGCACAGATCTTGGTCCTGGCACCAGAAGAGACATTTCAGGAATTGCAGCCGAACTCCCATcgagcagcaggaaaaggctcTGCAGGCATTAATTAGGAATTTAATTGGGAATGTAATAAGGGAATTGTGGCCAGCACAGCGGggtgggatggaagggaccagagggaggggacagggacagggaatggggacagaaaatgagatgggaatgggatctggatTGGGATGGGAGCAGAGTGACAGGAGTGGGGTGAGatgggaatgggctggggaaaagggagTGACAGCGGGGAGAGGGGGATCCTGGACAGGGGAAAACGAGGACTGGgatggggggacatggggacagtgtcaGGACAGGGGGTCCTTGATCAGCTGCCCCAGAAGCTCCCCCAGGGTCTCCCAGTGCAGCCTGCGGTGCCCAAATCCTTGA
- the LOC117009489 gene encoding uncharacterized protein LOC117009489 isoform X3, giving the protein MVTNPMNGHRSRWRLGMGTNPRNGHRSQEWAQIPLEIGNGQKSQAWAQIPLEIGNGHRSQEWAQIPLEIGNGQKSQEWAQIPGMGTDPMEIGNGQKSQEWAKIPGMGTDPIGDWEWAQIPGMGTDPRNGHRSRWRLGMGKNPRNWHRSHWRLGMGKNPRNGHRSHWRLGMGTDPRNGHRTQEWAQIPLEIGNGHRSQEWAQIPLDNGNGHRSQEWAQIPLDNGNGHRSWSWHQKRHFRNCSRTPIEQQEKALQALIRNLIGNVIRELWPAQRGGMEGTRGRGQGQGMGTENEMGMGSGLGWEQSDRSGVRWEWAGEKGVTAGRGGSWTGENEDWDGGTWGQCQDRGSLISCPRSSPRVSQCSLRCPNP; this is encoded by the exons ATGGTCACAAATCCAATGAATGGGCACAGATCCCGTTGGAGATTGGGAATGGGCACAAATcccaggaatgggcacagaTCCCAGGAATGGGCACAAATCCCATTGGAAATTGG GAATGGGCAAAAATCCCAGGCATGGGCACAGATCCCATTGGAGATTGGGAATGGGCACAGATcccaggaatgggcacagaTCCCAttggaaattgggaatgggcaaaaatcccaggaatgggcacagatcccaggaatgggcacagaTCCCATGGAGATTGGGAATGGGCAAAAATCTCAGGAATGGgcaaaaatcccaggaatgggcacagaTCCCATTGGAGATTGGGAATGGGCACAGATcccaggaatgggcacagatcccaggaatgggcacagaTCCCGTTGGAGATTGGGAATGggcaaaaatcccagaaattggCACAGATCCCATTGGAGATTGGGAATGGgcaaaaatcccaggaatgggcacagaTCCCATTGGAGATTGGGAATGGGCACAGATcccaggaatgggcacagaacccaggaatgggcacagaTCCCATTGGAGATTGGGAATGGGCACAGATcccaggaatgggcacagaTCCCACTGGATAATGGAAATGGGCACAGATcccaggaatgggcacagaTCCCACTGGATAATGGAAATGGGCACAGATCTTGGTCCTGGCACCAGAAGAGACATTTCAGGAATTGCAGCCGAACTCCCATcgagcagcaggaaaaggctcTGCAGGCATTAATTAGGAATTTAATTGGGAATGTAATAAGGGAATTGTGGCCAGCACAGCGGggtgggatggaagggaccagagggaggggacagggacagggaatggggacagaaaatgagatgggaatgggatctggatTGGGATGGGAGCAGAGTGACAGGAGTGGGGTGAGatgggaatgggctggggaaaagggagTGACAGCGGGGAGAGGGGGATCCTGGACAGGGGAAAACGAGGACTGGgatggggggacatggggacagtgtcaGGACAGGGGGTCCTTGATCAGCTGCCCCAGAAGCTCCCCCAGGGTCTCCCAGTGCAGCCTGCGGTGCCCAAATCCTTGA
- the LOC117009489 gene encoding serine/threonine-protein phosphatase 1 regulatory subunit 10-like isoform X5, producing the protein MGTDPVGDWEWAQIPGMGTDPRNGHKSHWKLGMGKNPRHGHRSHWRLGMGTDPIGDWEWAQIPGMGTDPRNGHRSRWRLGMGKNPRNWHRSHWRLGMGKNPRNGHRSHWRLGMGTDPRNGHRTQEWAQIPLEIGNGHRSQEWAQIPLDNGNGHRSQEWAQIPLDNGNGHRSWSWHQKRHFRNCSRTPIEQQEKALQALIRNLIGNVIRELWPAQRGGMEGTRGRGQGQGMGTENEMGMGSGLGWEQSDRSGVRWEWAGEKGVTAGRGGSWTGENEDWDGGTWGQCQDRGSLISCPRSSPRVSQCSLRCPNP; encoded by the exons ATGGGCACAGATCCCGTTGGAGATTGGGAATGGGCACAAATcccaggaatgggcacagaTCCCAGGAATGGGCACAAATCCCATTGGAAATTGG GAATGGGCAAAAATCCCAGGCATGGGCACAGATCCCATTGGAGATTGGGAATGGGCACAG aTCCCATTGGAGATTGGGAATGGGCACAGATcccaggaatgggcacagatcccaggaatgggcacagaTCCCGTTGGAGATTGGGAATGggcaaaaatcccagaaattggCACAGATCCCATTGGAGATTGGGAATGGgcaaaaatcccaggaatgggcacagaTCCCATTGGAGATTGGGAATGGGCACAGATcccaggaatgggcacagaacccaggaatgggcacagaTCCCATTGGAGATTGGGAATGGGCACAGATcccaggaatgggcacagaTCCCACTGGATAATGGAAATGGGCACAGATcccaggaatgggcacagaTCCCACTGGATAATGGAAATGGGCACAGATCTTGGTCCTGGCACCAGAAGAGACATTTCAGGAATTGCAGCCGAACTCCCATcgagcagcaggaaaaggctcTGCAGGCATTAATTAGGAATTTAATTGGGAATGTAATAAGGGAATTGTGGCCAGCACAGCGGggtgggatggaagggaccagagggaggggacagggacagggaatggggacagaaaatgagatgggaatgggatctggatTGGGATGGGAGCAGAGTGACAGGAGTGGGGTGAGatgggaatgggctggggaaaagggagTGACAGCGGGGAGAGGGGGATCCTGGACAGGGGAAAACGAGGACTGGgatggggggacatggggacagtgtcaGGACAGGGGGTCCTTGATCAGCTGCCCCAGAAGCTCCCCCAGGGTCTCCCAGTGCAGCCTGCGGTGCCCAAATCCTTGA
- the LOC117009489 gene encoding uncharacterized protein LOC117009489 isoform X2, with protein MGTDPVGDWEWAQIPGMGTDPIGDWEWAQIPGMGTDPRNGQKSQAWAQIPLEIGNGHRSQEWAQIPLEIGNGQKSQEWAQIPGMGTDPMEIGNGQKSQEWAKIPGMGTDPIGDWEWAQIPGMGTDPRNGHRSRWRLGMGKNPRNWHRSHWRLGMGKNPRNGHRSHWRLGMGTDPRNGHRTQEWAQIPLEIGNGHRSQEWAQIPLDNGNGHRSQEWAQIPLDNGNGHRSWSWHQKRHFRNCSRTPIEQQEKALQALIRNLIGNVIRELWPAQRGGMEGTRGRGQGQGMGTENEMGMGSGLGWEQSDRSGVRWEWAGEKGVTAGRGGSWTGENEDWDGGTWGQCQDRGSLISCPRSSPRVSQCSLRCPNP; from the exons ATGGGCACAGATCCCGTTGGAGATTGGGAATGGGCACAAATcccaggaatgggcacag ATCCCATTGGAGATTGGGAATGGGCACAGATcccaggaatgggcacagaTCCCAGGAATGGGCAAAAATCCCAGGCATGGGCACAGATCCCATTGGAGATTGGGAATGGGCACAGATcccaggaatgggcacagaTCCCAttggaaattgggaatgggcaaaaatcccaggaatgggcacagatcccaggaatgggcacagaTCCCATGGAGATTGGGAATGGGCAAAAATCTCAGGAATGGgcaaaaatcccaggaatgggcacagaTCCCATTGGAGATTGGGAATGGGCACAGATcccaggaatgggcacagatcccaggaatgggcacagaTCCCGTTGGAGATTGGGAATGggcaaaaatcccagaaattggCACAGATCCCATTGGAGATTGGGAATGGgcaaaaatcccaggaatgggcacagaTCCCATTGGAGATTGGGAATGGGCACAGATcccaggaatgggcacagaacccaggaatgggcacagaTCCCATTGGAGATTGGGAATGGGCACAGATcccaggaatgggcacagaTCCCACTGGATAATGGAAATGGGCACAGATcccaggaatgggcacagaTCCCACTGGATAATGGAAATGGGCACAGATCTTGGTCCTGGCACCAGAAGAGACATTTCAGGAATTGCAGCCGAACTCCCATcgagcagcaggaaaaggctcTGCAGGCATTAATTAGGAATTTAATTGGGAATGTAATAAGGGAATTGTGGCCAGCACAGCGGggtgggatggaagggaccagagggaggggacagggacagggaatggggacagaaaatgagatgggaatgggatctggatTGGGATGGGAGCAGAGTGACAGGAGTGGGGTGAGatgggaatgggctggggaaaagggagTGACAGCGGGGAGAGGGGGATCCTGGACAGGGGAAAACGAGGACTGGgatggggggacatggggacagtgtcaGGACAGGGGGTCCTTGATCAGCTGCCCCAGAAGCTCCCCCAGGGTCTCCCAGTGCAGCCTGCGGTGCCCAAATCCTTGA
- the LOC117009495 gene encoding intercellular adhesion molecule 3-like isoform X2, translating to MVAPALLALALGTLGAIADIPKPRLHSPNTAVAGEDLWVNCSLSPNAPEDTRVSLVAQNRFGLPLDGSCSDLDWFLKQCQYLVPEDEEGELNVSCEAQTMPYGSRRESQQIRVHAKPRLDCPAQLNWTEGENEILDCRTRGIPDPELECTKDGNSVPVGTPFRAERIHAGIYLCRARNDLGSAERNVTVWVQYSAPFPLLPVLLGSLIPFLALLVLTGLYWWHHHSIEVGEYWLWKRHPRPPGHQGATKGLP from the exons ATGGTGGcccccgcgctgctggcacTGGCCCTGGGCACCTTGGGTGCCATCgcag ACATCCCCAAACCACGGCTGCACTCCCCGAACACCGCGGTGGCCGGCGAGGATCTCTGGGTTaactgctccctgtccccaaacgCCCCCGAGGACACCAGGGTGAGTTTGGTGGCCCAAAATCGCTTTGGGTTGCCACTGGACGGGAGCTGCTCGGACCTGGACTGGTTCCTGAAGCAGTGCCAGTATTTGGTGCCcgaggatgaggagggagaGCTGAACGTGAGCTGCGAGGCGCAGACGATGCCCTACGGGAGCCGGAGGGAATCGCAGCAAATCCGGGTGCACG ccAAACCCCGCCTGGATTGCCCGGCCCAGCTGAACTGGACCGAGGGTGAGAACGAAATCCTGGATTGCCGGACTCGCGGAATTCCGGATCCGGAGCTGGAATGCACCAAGGACGGGAACTCCGTTCCCGTGGGGACTCCGTTCCGCGCCGAGCGAATCCACGCCGGGATTTACCTGTGCCGGGCACGGAATGACCTGGGGAGCGCCGAGAGGAACGTGACCGTCTGGGTGCAGT ACTCCGCGCCCTTCCCGCTCCTCCCCGTCCTGCTCGGGAGTCTCATCCCATTCCTGGCCTTACTGGTccttactggtttgtactggtggCACCACCACAGCATTGAGGTGGGCGAGTACTGGCTCTGGAAACGACACCCGAGGCCACCGGGCCACCAAGGGGCCACCAAGGGACTGCCCTAG
- the LOC117009495 gene encoding intercellular adhesion molecule 3-like isoform X3 — MVAPALLALALGTLGAIADIPKPRLHSPNTAVAGEDLWVNCSLSPNAPEDTRVSLVAQNRFGLPLDGSCSDLDWFLKQCQYLVPEDEEGELNVSCEAQTMPYGSRRESQQIRVHAKPRLDCPAQLNWTEGENEILDCRTRGIPDPELECTKDGNSVPVGTPFRAERIHAGIYLCRARNDLGSAERNVTVWVQCGLRPRLRALPAPPRPARESHPIPGLTGPYWFVLVAPPQH, encoded by the exons ATGGTGGcccccgcgctgctggcacTGGCCCTGGGCACCTTGGGTGCCATCgcag ACATCCCCAAACCACGGCTGCACTCCCCGAACACCGCGGTGGCCGGCGAGGATCTCTGGGTTaactgctccctgtccccaaacgCCCCCGAGGACACCAGGGTGAGTTTGGTGGCCCAAAATCGCTTTGGGTTGCCACTGGACGGGAGCTGCTCGGACCTGGACTGGTTCCTGAAGCAGTGCCAGTATTTGGTGCCcgaggatgaggagggagaGCTGAACGTGAGCTGCGAGGCGCAGACGATGCCCTACGGGAGCCGGAGGGAATCGCAGCAAATCCGGGTGCACG ccAAACCCCGCCTGGATTGCCCGGCCCAGCTGAACTGGACCGAGGGTGAGAACGAAATCCTGGATTGCCGGACTCGCGGAATTCCGGATCCGGAGCTGGAATGCACCAAGGACGGGAACTCCGTTCCCGTGGGGACTCCGTTCCGCGCCGAGCGAATCCACGCCGGGATTTACCTGTGCCGGGCACGGAATGACCTGGGGAGCGCCGAGAGGAACGTGACCGTCTGGGTGCAGTGTGG ACTCCGCCCCAGACTCCGCGCCCTTCCCGCTCCTCCCCGTCCTGCTCGGGAGTCTCATCCCATTCCTGGCCTTACTGGTccttactggtttgtactggtggCACCACCACAGCATTGA
- the LOC117009495 gene encoding intercellular adhesion molecule 3-like isoform X1, which produces MVAPALLALALGTLGAIADIPKPRLHSPNTAVAGEDLWVNCSLSPNAPEDTRVSLVAQNRFGLPLDGSCSDLDWFLKQCQYLVPEDEEGELNVSCEAQTMPYGSRRESQQIRVHAKPRLDCPAQLNWTEGENEILDCRTRGIPDPELECTKDGNSVPVGTPFRAERIHAGIYLCRARNDLGSAERNVTVWVQYSAPDSAPFPLLPVLLGSLIPFLALLVLTGLYWWHHHSIEVGEYWLWKRHPRPPGHQGATKGLP; this is translated from the exons ATGGTGGcccccgcgctgctggcacTGGCCCTGGGCACCTTGGGTGCCATCgcag ACATCCCCAAACCACGGCTGCACTCCCCGAACACCGCGGTGGCCGGCGAGGATCTCTGGGTTaactgctccctgtccccaaacgCCCCCGAGGACACCAGGGTGAGTTTGGTGGCCCAAAATCGCTTTGGGTTGCCACTGGACGGGAGCTGCTCGGACCTGGACTGGTTCCTGAAGCAGTGCCAGTATTTGGTGCCcgaggatgaggagggagaGCTGAACGTGAGCTGCGAGGCGCAGACGATGCCCTACGGGAGCCGGAGGGAATCGCAGCAAATCCGGGTGCACG ccAAACCCCGCCTGGATTGCCCGGCCCAGCTGAACTGGACCGAGGGTGAGAACGAAATCCTGGATTGCCGGACTCGCGGAATTCCGGATCCGGAGCTGGAATGCACCAAGGACGGGAACTCCGTTCCCGTGGGGACTCCGTTCCGCGCCGAGCGAATCCACGCCGGGATTTACCTGTGCCGGGCACGGAATGACCTGGGGAGCGCCGAGAGGAACGTGACCGTCTGGGTGCAGT ACTCCGCCCCAGACTCCGCGCCCTTCCCGCTCCTCCCCGTCCTGCTCGGGAGTCTCATCCCATTCCTGGCCTTACTGGTccttactggtttgtactggtggCACCACCACAGCATTGAGGTGGGCGAGTACTGGCTCTGGAAACGACACCCGAGGCCACCGGGCCACCAAGGGGCCACCAAGGGACTGCCCTAG